A DNA window from Ipomoea triloba cultivar NCNSP0323 chromosome 10, ASM357664v1 contains the following coding sequences:
- the LOC116033114 gene encoding uncharacterized protein LOC116033114: MHDEMWDVITDGPIQILQVNPNRVATDPTSPEMIPKEKSLLTTEERTRVNLDNIAKDILYKALDESLFPRVRKCKTAKDIWDVLMLIGDGDEQEKENKLTIAMKKFEDFKLNPKESITEMEARFIKLLMEINDLDEKKLVRNIMY; the protein is encoded by the coding sequence atgcatgatgagatgtgggacgtAATAACTGATGGACCCATTCAGATACTACAAGTTAACCCCAATCGTGTTGCCACCGATCCAACTTCACCAGAGATGATACCAAAGGAGAAATCCTTACTTACTACTGAAGAGAGAACTCGAGTAAATCTTGACAATATAGCGAAGGATATACTCTACAAAGCTCTGGACGAATCATTGTTTCCAagagtgagaaagtgcaaaaccgCTAAAGACATCTGGGATGTGCTTATGCTGATAGGTGATGGAGATGAGcaagaaaaggagaacaagctaaccattgccatgaagaagtttgaagattTCAAACTAAACCCGAAGGAGTCCATAACTGAAATGGAGGCTCGGTTCATAAAGCTATTAATGGAGATAAATGATCTTGATGAGAAAAagcttgttaggaacataatgtattag